TTTTTACCAATATCAGTTATCTGATAATATTTTCTATTCCTACCTTGAAACAATTCATTATATGTATTTAGCTCATTTGCTTTTTCTAGTCTTCTCAATATTGGATAAAGTGTTGATTCGGTGATTGCGATGTGCTCTACCAAATCATTAACTAGTTTATATCCATAAGAGTCGCCCTTCATTAACATGGCTAAAACAAATATTTCAAGGATTCCTTTTTTTACTTGTTGTTTCATAGATTCACCTCATACTACCTTATGGCTTATATTATACATTGCATAGTATATATTGTCAATAGA
The sequence above is drawn from the Mariniplasma anaerobium genome and encodes:
- a CDS encoding PadR family transcriptional regulator; this translates as MKQQVKKGILEIFVLAMLMKGDSYGYKLVNDLVEHIAITESTLYPILRRLEKANELNTYNELFQGRNRKYYQITDIGKKHVDEFLKEWEDVRKIFDLLMK